A window from Mycobacterium saskatchewanense encodes these proteins:
- a CDS encoding zinc-binding dehydrogenase: MQLVPVPPLGRGEVLVRVRLATVCGSDRHTVSGRRTQPCPSILGHEAVGEIVSLGEGDPGAVDGRPLRVGQRVIWSVTLACGACDRCRAGVTAKCRTVRKAGHEALDSGWALSGGYAQHAVLPKGLPIAIVADDLPDAVAAPAACATATVMAVTERAGAMAGRRVVVVGAGMLGLSAVAAAAWAGAASVLAVDPVPARRQFAQRFGATSVEPSIPENADCDVLLEFSGSSAALGAGIRALDVQGVAVLAGSVAPDTPISVDPESVVRRQLCIAGVHNYEPRHLTAALDFLRQTGERFPWPQLVARPHRLDDIATLLMASGGTVPRYSIAP; the protein is encoded by the coding sequence ATGCAACTGGTCCCCGTCCCGCCGCTGGGCCGGGGCGAGGTTTTGGTGCGGGTGCGGCTGGCCACGGTCTGCGGCAGCGACCGCCACACCGTCAGCGGACGCCGCACCCAACCCTGTCCGTCGATCCTCGGCCATGAAGCCGTCGGTGAGATCGTCTCGCTCGGGGAGGGCGACCCTGGTGCAGTCGACGGCCGCCCGTTGCGGGTGGGGCAGCGCGTCATCTGGTCGGTCACGCTGGCGTGCGGCGCGTGCGATCGGTGCCGCGCCGGCGTGACCGCGAAATGCCGCACCGTGCGCAAGGCCGGGCACGAAGCGCTGGATTCGGGGTGGGCGCTTTCCGGCGGCTATGCCCAACACGCGGTGTTGCCGAAAGGTTTGCCGATCGCGATCGTCGCCGACGACCTGCCCGACGCTGTCGCTGCGCCCGCCGCGTGCGCGACCGCCACGGTCATGGCGGTTACCGAGCGTGCAGGCGCGATGGCCGGCCGACGAGTGGTGGTCGTGGGAGCGGGCATGCTGGGCCTGAGTGCGGTGGCCGCGGCGGCCTGGGCCGGAGCCGCCTCGGTGCTGGCAGTCGACCCGGTGCCCGCCAGACGCCAATTCGCACAACGCTTCGGCGCGACCTCAGTGGAACCGTCAATCCCCGAGAACGCCGATTGCGACGTGCTGTTGGAGTTCTCCGGCTCGTCGGCGGCGCTGGGAGCCGGGATACGCGCGCTCGACGTCCAGGGGGTGGCGGTGCTGGCCGGGTCCGTGGCTCCCGACACACCGATCAGCGTGGACCCGGAGTCGGTGGTGCGTCGCCAGTTGTGCATCGCAGGGGTGCACAACTACGAGCCGCGCCACCTCACCGCCGCGCTGGACTTCCTGCGCCAGACGGGCGAGCGGTTTCCCTGGCCGCAACTCGTCGCCCGGCCGCACCGCCTCGACGACATCGCCACCCTCCTGATGGCGTCAGGCGGAACGGTGCCCCGCTATTCGATCGCCCCTTGA
- a CDS encoding sulfite exporter TauE/SafE family protein: protein MLACASLFLIALAAGTLGGLVGTGSSLVLLPVLVTMYGPRVAVPIMAVAAVMANVSRVAAWWKHIRWRPVLAYAVPGTPAAVLGAHTLLTIPQTVVENVLGGFFLLMIPVRRIIAARQWRVRLWQLGGAGGLVGFLTGLILSTGPLSVPVFTGYGLTGGSFLGTEAASAMMLYLAKMATFDQFGALNHSVVIRGLAIGAALMIGPFLARPLVRRLHTRTYGLLIDLVLLVAGVGLFVTTLGTAR, encoded by the coding sequence ATGCTCGCCTGCGCATCGCTGTTCCTGATCGCTCTGGCCGCCGGCACGCTCGGGGGACTGGTCGGCACCGGGTCTTCACTCGTGCTGCTGCCGGTGCTGGTCACCATGTACGGTCCGCGCGTCGCCGTGCCGATCATGGCCGTCGCGGCCGTCATGGCGAACGTGAGCCGAGTCGCGGCCTGGTGGAAGCACATTCGCTGGAGACCGGTGCTGGCCTACGCCGTTCCCGGTACGCCCGCCGCGGTACTCGGCGCGCACACCCTGCTCACCATTCCCCAGACCGTCGTGGAGAACGTGCTCGGCGGCTTCTTCCTGCTCATGATCCCGGTACGGAGAATCATTGCGGCGCGTCAATGGCGGGTTCGGCTGTGGCAACTCGGCGGTGCGGGCGGGCTCGTCGGATTTCTGACCGGACTGATCTTGTCCACCGGCCCCCTCAGCGTGCCGGTGTTCACCGGGTACGGGCTCACCGGCGGCTCGTTCCTGGGCACCGAGGCCGCCAGCGCCATGATGCTCTACCTGGCCAAGATGGCGACCTTCGACCAATTCGGCGCGCTGAACCACTCCGTCGTCATCCGCGGCCTCGCGATCGGGGCCGCGCTGATGATCGGCCCGTTCCTGGCGCGTCCGCTCGTGCGCCGCTTACACACCCGCACCTACGGCCTGCTCATCGACCTCGTGCTCCTGGTCGCAGGCGTAGGCCTCTTCGTCACGACCCTGGGCACCGCACGCTGA